Part of the Lotus japonicus ecotype B-129 chromosome 6, LjGifu_v1.2 genome, tattgGGTAACATATGTAAATAATTATGAATTGTGCATTGTCGATTtgtgataattaaattaattaaatgtgATATTATAAGGTAAGATTTCAGATAATTGAGCTGCCAAGGGAATTGCTTTTtatgttataaaaaaaaggGAATTGCTTTTTATAAACTTTGTCCGTATAATGCTTCAGATATTTAAATGTTCAATAAATATACACCACCTTCTTCCCTCATTTGGTTatcattttatttcacttttcttgttttgtttattttctgGCACTGAATTATATTATTACGACTTACTGACACTGGGTTAACTTCGAAATGTTGATTCAATGTCTGGAATTTCTAACTTTTTAAAATGTAGATTCAATGCGTGCGATTTGTGGAATCTAACCGGGTAATGCTCCTCCAGTCGAATTAACCTAATGGTCTGACCTAATCCAAGCTTTTTGCTTTGGACCCGGCAGTCTGCAGCCCTAAATTAAGGAGTTAACCAACCAACAATGTCATGGTTAAATACAATTTATAGTACTATTTTCACCAGATTAAAAGTGGATAAAAAGTAAGCAATCTAGCATTAAGCAATGCAAAAATAAAATCAGCAGAtgagaaacaaatcttttaaataaCACCAATTACAACCATCAAGAAATCCCTACATCTTAACCTAAAATTGAAAATTCAATATTGCAAGCCCAGTTCACATAGCCAACATGTCCTAATTTACTGCCAACAAACTGTGGAGCTGCATAATAttaccaaaaaaagaaaataacttACCAAAGAAAAAAGGTCATATACATTAATATATAGAATGCCCATACTCAAAAATGTGAAGATCACCTgctccttttattctttctggAGCAATGTAAATAATGCCAATGCTGTATGAGAACAAAGGGTGAACTTATGTAAAGAAAGCAGAAGCCAACAACATTCCAGACCATTTTAGTTAGACACTACTAATTCAGCTCCACGAGGCAGAATTCCATGTTTGGAAAGGTGCAGTGTAATCAAAAGAATAACAAACCTTGAGTTAAACTAATTTGACCAGCGAGCTCATTAAGCTATTGCTCATGCATCAACTGTGGGATAATAACCTGACGGGTAAGTCCTTCCACTTCCATTGGAATCTGCATTAGCATACAATGGAGACTGAAGTTCCCCAGAATGGGAAGACCTTTTTGACTTGGTGTGCTTCGGAGAAGCTCCATAATAGTCTCCAGAACTGCTTGAAGAATACATTGTTGATGAAGGTAATCCATGAATTTTAGGCAAACCAGTTGTTTCAGGTAAACTGTATCCTCTTTCAACTGTTTCAGCTTCCATAGGAAGCTCCTCCAAGTCCTACCAGGATCGAACACAGTTTTGTCAAATAGTGGTTATACTGCTACCGGTGttcttatataaaataaataaatcttcAACAAGTGCATCTGGGACTAGTGAGAAAAAAGACGACTCGGCACCAATGACAAGTCAAAAGCATGCATGTACAAAAGAAGTGCTGCATCATGTTGCAACCCTTGTAATTTACTTTAGATTCACAGAAaactgatcacacgcatgcaCGCGCAAAGATCACAAACATCCCCACAATGCAGAagcaaaaaatttaaataaaagagACCAAATATGCCGCGTAAAATAACAAAAACTTGGCCAGTTAAAGTCTCAGAAATTCAGGAATATCCAACCTTAAAAGCCTGCTGATAAGCTCGGAGAAGTTCTCGACAACGCTTTCTTTTCATGGCTATTTCCTCAGGTTCTTGCAACATCTCTTCAAACAGATTGTCTCTGGTTTGAAtgtaacataaaataaaaagtatcaGCCAAAAATTTAGACAAAACTTTACATATATCATAAAGAATAAGCAGGCCATAAGGATTATATTACCTGTATAGCTTTTTAATGAAGACATTGTGCAGCTCTCTCTTGGTGTTGTTTACCTAATATGTTCAGTAAAAGACAGTCATGAGGATTTATGGAATGCGTGAAATTTCAAGAATTCTCAATCACTCCAAAGCATATGGTAAATATTACGATTCAAACAAAAGAATTAGCATCCCTTCCCCCTTCTACTACCAGCCGCCAACCAAAAATAATTTCAGATGGTCAAATACGATATACTTAAATTCAAGAATGAGAGCAATTGCAACTACTCATCAATTTTGCTATCCATAGGAATAAAGGTAGATAAGATATGCGTCAGATCTAGCAGAAATTGTCGTTAAGTCACGTTATAGACAAAAATTACACCTCTTTTCTAAGTCATGTTATATATGAATAAAATATAGCGTAGTTTAAACATTAAGTATTGATATAGATATATATCTTTATAATCATTTATAATATAAATTACATTAATTACTGTGCCACATATTTATTTTATGATTGAAGTAATGCTGTAATGGTGAAGTTATGTTGTGTTGGCCACAAGCTTTTCTCTAGAAAATGAATAAAGACAATGAGAACATATTTTTCTGTATGCCACACAACAGAACAATGGAAGCGGATGAGTTGTAAGGCTTAAAGCAATGATATGAATTACCAAGAAGTGCATAATTGCTTTGGGGATAAAATCCTCAACATTTTTTCTGACAATGTCATAGTATGACTTCAAAAGCAACTTTGTTACTGTAATTTCAATAGCTTCCGTCTCTGAATTGCTCTCAGATGGCCTCAAGATAGTAGGTGGCTACAAAAACCAAAGTGCATATGAAAATTTAGACCCTAGGGAACATATTGACCAAGCTGATAATAAATGTATCACACATATTCACCTCTCTCAAATGGATCATAGAGAATGATTGTTCCACACTGTGAACTGGTTCAGTATGTGGCTTGCTGGCTATATTCTCCTTCACGGACATACGGCTATCACCTCCACCAAAAATGGATGAGATACCCCAACTTGATCCACCAGTGTTTCCTGAAAAAGTATCAAGCATTGAAAATTTAAATGTCTTAAAATGATATTGGTGCTTGTTGATATACCAAAACCACTTGATTGAGATTAGACAACAAAAAGAGAAGTTCAATAGCAAATATATGATAAAACAAATGGAATGAACTTAAACATTAAATAGAAGAAATAGATTACCAGAAGGTGCAATTTTTTCAATCTCTGATACAGCACGGACAccctgttttttatttttaccgtCAATAAGTGTTAATAATGAGATACTAATATAATATCCCACAAGATATGAAGGAAAATTTTGAGTCAATTAAACATAATCTATAATTACAAACCTGATCACCAGCTACTCCATTACTTTGTCTTGCAAGAATAGCCCGAGACTTCACACTTCTTTCAGAGGCTGATCCCTTATCAGATTCCAGACCATCCTACCAGTGATTAATACAACAATTAAGAACAAGAAAGGTGGGCATAAATTGAAACTGATATCCTAATACATAGGACATATTGAAAACTAGAGCCCATGTGTACCTTCTGCCTAGAAACTGATAAAGCGGCTCTAGAAGACTTGGTCTGTTGCACTGCAAATTCTAATGCCCTACTTCCACCAATAAAATTTGGGTGGGAAGTATTTATGTAGTCCATCTGCagaattgaaaagtttaaatttaaataagaaATTATGGGTATGGAATTAAAGACTCACTGTAATAAACTGGCAATCAAAATTGACACCCATAGGCCGACATACTGATGCATGACATCTTGGCTTCCACTAGACTCCCAAAACTTATGAACATCTTTAATTGAAACAATCTTTGCTTTCATTTTAAGAGAGAGAATACATACCACTGTTAAGATAACAGTTAAAATAGCAATCCAACCCATCCTGGACCAACTAAGCAATCATAAGTAAAAATCATTTCAGTTTTGATGAATTTTCTGAACCACAACCGTGTTCGAAGAAAGTAAAGCTTTAACATAACCACCACCAGCTATCACTCCAAAGCTCCAATGGATGAAATAATATTATGGAAATGTAGGAGTTGGGATCAATATAAATAATTCTTGTTATCACCTTCAACTGCATGATTACAGTTGAGTGTCATCAAGAATTACACTTTTATCGGTTTCAGATGATCAGTTTCAGTTATAATTTCAAACAATTTTGGTAGGATTTATCAAGTGTAACCATGCTTTGGCCCTGTAACCTAGTGgagttttgaaaatttattattaacATAATCATTGCATCAGAAGGTAGCTAGAAGATGGAGCAATTATACATTTATACTTCAAGCAAGTTAAATTTGAGCATACCTCCATCTCTATGATGTGCGCAATCATGTTCTCTGAGGGTTCAAGGCCTTCCCTCAAAAAGTTTCCTATAACTTCATCCATGCGCTTTCGCAAGAAAGGGAACCGCTGCAGTTCAGTCACCATACAGCGATGGCTCATCTGAAAAGAAGGAAATTGTTTAGGCACATGCTTGGTGAAGGATCAAGCAGAAATGGTTCCCAAAATCCCTGCTCCTACCTTAATTAGTTCATCATATATAAACCTGGCACACTGAAGACTTGGATCCAATAGACGAGATATCTGCCTTCGTACAAGGACTTCGAATGGCACCTAATTACATAGAAATAATAGATAAACATGTTTTGAGTGGGATTTaacttatcttttttttcttaaaagaagaaaaaaaagcagGTAGCAAGACTTACTTCTGGAACAAACAATGCTGATCTAGGCCCAGTGGCATTCTGTATGGCTGTACGAATATCATCATCAGTCAAGTCTTCACATGGATCCACCTCCTTCAAGACAGCATTAAGTTAGACAATAAAGCTAAGGCAGCTAGCTTTGAAGAAATGAACAGAAGCAATACAATTCTTAGGTTGGTGGCAATGGCATCAAATACTTATTTTTCCTAAAGCATATAATAAGAATATTCTCCTTTCTCAAGATGATAATGTTATTTGAAATAAACAAGCTACTAATTTTCACTGTTAGAATGATATTAAACAATGCATAAGGTGATTGGCTAGTTAATCATCCATCCGCGAAATGCAACAAAGGGATCTATGGGTTTTTATCAAATAGATAAATGGGTAGGCAAGATATCGGCCATAACAAAGAAAATACGCTACAAATCGGCTAATAATATGTTAATTAAAGCCtaatctttttccttctttaatTCAAGCATGCAGCAAGAGTAGGTAATTTCCAACACTATCATTATATCATATATTAATACAGCATTACATACCTCTAAACTTTTGACAAAGATGGATTGAAAAATATAATGGATTCGTGCTCCACCAGATAACTCAGACGTAGACATCTCCTCATTCTTTCCCTCAACCATGGAAGAGAATGCtgttttcaaaaaacaaatggAGATAGCATTTAATGAATTGGGAAAATAACAAAGTGTGGAATACCAATCAACATATACAAGAGAAAAGAAAACTACAAATTCACAAATACAAAAGCTGAATATTATCTAAGAAGTCAGATAGTAAGGATAGGTACCTTCACAATATTTAGAAAGTATATTCAGGAGAAGAGCACCCTGACCAGCCTATCAAAATGAACAATTATAGATAAAAAAAGGGAAACTCGAACCAAAGTAGATATTATGctgctttttaatcaaaataaggaGAATAGTCATACTTATACAGTTTATTTaactgtttttattatttaacaaGTAATAGGGAATAGGGACACATCCAGCACCAATTCCAGTATTAACACATACCTTGGACTCTGTGATTTCTCCATAGCTTGCATGCTCCTTTGCAACAGAAACTAGTTGAGTGCTTATCCGTGCTCTCAAACCAGGTAACACGGCCTTGATATGTTGTGCTAGAATCTGCAAAGAGTTGGacatgaaaatatttatgaCAAGCATCGGTCTAGAAACCCCAACTTGACAAGGACTCAAAGGTTTAATCTTTTACAGGGTATCTAAGAAATTAATTCTTTTACTGTGGATTTCCAATAATCATCTAAAAACTTTCCCTCTCAAATGTTGACATAGCTTGCATTTTGTCTGAGAAAGTTATAACTTGGCCATATTCTCCTTAAACTCTTTAAATCCCTAACAGACCGAAGCAACAAATAAATCCTCTAAGGTTCATTATTTTGATTCTCCTTCATCTCCTTTTTTAAAGTATGCTACATTACAAATTATAGAAAGCAAAATTCCAAAGCCAGAAAAATCAGCAGCATTGAAGATGACGCAGTTAAGTTTCTTTATTTCAAAGCTGCCTTCTGTAGTTAAAAGGATTAAATCAAATGATGCTAAGGACGGAGTTTAGAGtcaattaaaaaaatggaaaaagtgGGAAGACTTAAGAGGACACTTTACTCTGCATGGATAATAGAAGGCCAAAAGCCCTAATTAAGACCAGCATTTTAAAAgtaataaacatatatataagaCAATTTGTGTCTTCAACATCATAAAGACTATACCTGATTCAACTTCTTTGCTAGTTGAGGAACACCACAACTATCTGCTAGACCGCTGTATACCTAAAAATAGCATAAATGGATAAAATTCCGTATATATGAGCAAAATACATCTTAACATAGAAAGCTCCTTACAGGACGACTGCGGAAAAACTTCTCTTCGGCAACAAGAGCATCCTTTATACTCCGGTTCATTTGAATATCCTAATTAGATGAAACAATAGACAAGCCATTTTCAGTATAAAACATTGACCTGCATGCTAGTCAAACACTTCACATGTGCCTATTTAACAAccagtaatttaaaaaaatatttaatagaaTACGTGTAACAGTTAAATTAGCCAAACACTTCCTTTGTCACAGTAGGATAACATCATTACCTCTTGACTACGATTTACAACCCCTACATAACCAAGTCGAAGGGGAATAACTTTTCCTAGTAACAGATTTCGGGCATCAGTACCTCTGTCCATGATATCCAACTACATTGCAAATAATATGATGTTCCCAACATTGTCAGAACATGGCAACAGCACAACAAAACTCACAAATATACATGTAAGTTAACATGTTAGAAGAGAATACCGAACCTTTGTAATCACACCAATCGTTCTATTACCTGCAACAGATATATGAACATTCAATAACTTATTAaagaaatttgattttgtttggtttaatTTACATATGGAAGAAAAGCCCACCATCAGGATCAGCAATTCCTGCCATCTGAAGAGCATCAGAATTAGCCAGATCTGAATTTGCTGCTGTGACAGCTAGAATGAGACAGGTTGGAGTTTTGATATATGACATAATCATTGTTCTGATTCGGGCTTCAATATCGGAAGGCTGGTCACCAACAGGAACTTTTGTTATGCCAGGGAGATCTACAAGTGTGATATCAAGAACAGTCGGTGAAAAAATCTTCAACCTAATCTGCTTGTCTGAGACACCTTTATTCCCTCCTGCTTCTCTATCAGTTTCAGCCTACAGAAAAAGGATGAACATATACGAGTTAACAGTCACGTATGAAGGATTAAACTAGTACATAACATGCCATATCAGTATATCCTCACCAAGAGCATCATTGCATGCTATATAAAACATGAAAACAAGTTCGATTGGATGATGCACCTCTAACAAAGTCAGTAATTATCAGTCCACATTGTAGATATGTAGATGATGGTGTACTCAAAGCTGCATTAACAAATGAGAAAACAATATCCCTCAAACCTCATTCAAACTATTTTACATTCAATTGTACTCCGATTCACTAATGCCGTAAGACGAAgtctaaaaaatatcaatttgtTCCACTCCATGGTTGGACCATTGGATGCCATAAACTCATATAATCAACTTCAAATATATGGACGTTACGTGACCATTGAGGATCATTGTTGGATTGCAATTGAGCTCAACACCATGCTGAGGTGGTTAATTTGGATGTGCATGTGAGTGTCTCATGAGTAAATAGAGAAAGCAAATTGGTATTTTCTCGAGTTAGAGAAAATAGTCATTATAATTGAAAGGGGCAGGTCAccctttatttatttacttcagTGATGTTAAGGTTTCTTCCTTCCCGACAGTCAGACATAAACAAGACAAAGTGATGTTACGATAAGGATAAAAGAGCCCAATAGCCCATCGCGAGCCTCAGCCAAAAAAAGCACATCATGTTTGACATAATAAGAGCCTGCGTGTGTAACAACCTCTCCTCGTTTTGACGCTTAAAATGGAAAAGTAAGAACTACCCTCCTTTTCTACAAGACagaatttttgttttgttgccTGACAAACAAGCTCTAATTCTCTAAATAATCCGAAGAATCACTTAACTCCAAGGTTATGGCCTAAAATGAACAACACCCTCTCATCCAAAACGATAAGTAAGGAAACTTCAGATCTCAAGGGCACAGGTTCAAGCAATGCGACTAAGCAGTCTTATTTAAGGTAAGAAAATACTTCAAGCCTGCTAAGATTCCATTGATTTCGTCCATAAGTATTGGCACGCTTTAATTGGGtaacattaaaaatttaaaataaaaataaaaaatcagcaACGACCTCGAATGGTCACTAAGCAGTTTAAAAGACGCCTTATTTGAATTAATTCACTCTCTCTTGGAGCCATATAGCATGGCTGCTCCAAGAATTCAAATACTGCACTCCTTGCCACACGTCTGCTCATTAACCTACTCATACTTGTTCCACATTCCAACAGCTAGACAAATCAAGgatttcacaatgaataaacTGTGGACTATAAGATTGATCCCGCCGGCAGCAAAACTCTAGAATCTAAATAGCCTCATGGATTTGCTCCACATCACTCCTAAGAGCTAAACATAGAACTCTCTTCACACTATACTCCTAAATTACAAGGAAATCTAACGCTAGGGATTTTTCCACTTCAACTTACATGTACTAAGTACCATGTGAGAACAAAATCAATCAAGGAAATAGAAAGGGCTTCTGTATGCATATATTAACAAAGAGAAAGGGATGATACCTGAATTTCGCGGCAAATATCGGAGAAATCGAAGAATTTCCTGCCAGGTAAGTGGAGAAACTCGCCGTACTCTTCGTCAGAGCCATCAGGGTTCTTCTTGGTCTGGACGAGCTGGAGCACGAGTGGGCGGCGCGTGCAAATCTCATTGCCACGGGGGAGGAAGTCTCGGCCGACGAGGGCTTCAAGGACGCTGGACTTGCCGCTGCTCTGGCTACCGACGACGGCGACTTGGGGAAGGTCGATGGTGGATTGGCTGCCAACACGGGAGAAAATGTCCTGAAGACGGTTGACCAATGAGATCACGGTTGAACCCAAAGGAGCCGCCGGAGGAGTGGAAGATGATGGAGGAGGTGCAACGCCATCGTCCGCCATGATGATTGATTGGATCACACAGGAGGAACCCTAGTTAGGGTTTTTGATTAGATTGATTGCAGGGAAGGAAGATTGAGTTTGTGTTGTGGGGACTCGATAGAAGATGCTGTGTTGTGTGATGtgaagaagaatttgaattgaaataaaaTGAAGGCTATGCTATTGCTAATTTGCTAATGCTATGCAAATCAGTGGTCATATAAATTTGAGTTTGTGTGTGTGGGCCTTCTTTCCTTCTACTCTTGCTGGCATTACCATTCAAAGAGAaggggaaaataaaaattaatattttttatttgcttGCTTAGCACTCAGCAGGGTTTTAACTTGATTATTACCTTAATAATCTAAGTGATTTGGATAATTAACCTGTTTTAACTTTGATTATTTTCTATGCTTATCTAAAGTTCGCACCTTCGTAGATATGTCTATTTCACTGAGCCTCCTTCCAAGACAGTGCCTAAATCATATTATTTTTTGTGCGGATTGACTTTTAATTCGATTATatgcttagtttttttttttcctttctcaaaATAGGTCTTTCATATTCATGAATTTTATCATCTAAAAAAAAGAACTATTAATGTATTATTGTACTTTATATTTTAATGCTTATATTtctatttactttttttttccttcacatATGATTAAATATCTTTTTGGTACATGAAGATAAATATAAAGAGAAACTACAACGTAAGTGTTGGGTAACCAAAGAAATTCGATGAGAATATATAAGCTAGATGCTTCTATAGAATCACAATCTCACGAGTCATGCTCATTAGTAGTCTAACACACTGCATATAGTCACATGCCCCAACACCCTCAATGCCTCTCATTTAGTTTCATAATGGGGTCATatggaattttattcacttgtcAAAAAAAATGTGGAATTCTATTCATGTTTtttatgttgaatttttttgtctATTTATATCTTCATATGTATTAAATATATGTGACTCTTTGAATATTTACGAAAAGAGGTATGCATAATATTTCACTTGAATATTTTCATGACACATGATATGATCTTACTCCTTCAATTTCACACTCTTATTTTCTAATATGTTTAGACAATATTGTGCCTTCTACACCCCACACCCTATTGACTCATTCTCTTTATTATAATTCTTGTCAATGGTATCATCTTTTACTCTTAAGCGTCTTATCTCATCTTACTTCATCTACAAGTCTCAATCACCCTGCTACTCGTGTTTCCTGCTCCTTCAACACCAATGTCATGTACGATGACAATGTTGGCGACCAGAACCTCGTTTTGGATCATGGTGTTGCATGTTGCCTCTTATTTACGCTTGTTGCCAAAGGTCATCTTTAAAAGCTATCATCATGTTTGAGAAGCAAGTTGTCACAATCGCCTTTGGGACCCATCTTCGAAAAGGAGAATTCATC contains:
- the LOC130722484 gene encoding dynamin-related protein 3A-like, which gives rise to MADDGVAPPPSSSTPPAAPLGSTVISLVNRLQDIFSRVGSQSTIDLPQVAVVGSQSSGKSSVLEALVGRDFLPRGNEICTRRPLVLQLVQTKKNPDGSDEEYGEFLHLPGRKFFDFSDICREIQAETDREAGGNKGVSDKQIRLKIFSPTVLDITLVDLPGITKVPVGDQPSDIEARIRTMIMSYIKTPTCLILAVTAANSDLANSDALQMAGIADPDGNRTIGVITKLDIMDRGTDARNLLLGKVIPLRLGYVGVVNRSQEDIQMNRSIKDALVAEEKFFRSRPVYSGLADSCGVPQLAKKLNQILAQHIKAVLPGLRARISTQLVSVAKEHASYGEITESKAGQGALLLNILSKYCEAFSSMVEGKNEEMSTSELSGGARIHYIFQSIFVKSLEEVDPCEDLTDDDIRTAIQNATGPRSALFVPEVPFEVLVRRQISRLLDPSLQCARFIYDELIKMSHRCMVTELQRFPFLRKRMDEVIGNFLREGLEPSENMIAHIIEMEMDYINTSHPNFIGGSRALEFAVQQTKSSRAALSVSRQKDGLESDKGSASERSVKSRAILARQSNGVAGDQGVRAVSEIEKIAPSGNTGGSSWGISSIFGGGDSRMSVKENIASKPHTEPVHSVEQSFSMIHLREPPTILRPSESNSETEAIEITVTKLLLKSYYDIVRKNVEDFIPKAIMHFLVNNTKRELHNVFIKKLYRDNLFEEMLQEPEEIAMKRKRCRELLRAYQQAFKDLEELPMEAETVERGYSLPETTGLPKIHGLPSSTMYSSSSSGDYYGASPKHTKSKRSSHSGELQSPLYANADSNGSGRTYPSGYYPTVDA